Below is a window of Janthinobacterium lividum DNA.
CGTATGGGGCTTCCGGTTGGAGGCGAGGAACAATAAGCGTGAGCGCTGCAAGTGCTGTAATCGACCGCTGTAAAAAAGTAGATGGCAGAGGCCAGCAGAAAGCGGGCCTTTTACATGATAGCGTGCATGGCCAGGCGCGCATGCCATGGGCGTACAGGGTGTTCCTTGATGGCTTCAAACATACCGTGCAGCTTGGCGTGGCGCACCTTGGCGGCCACGTCGTAGCCGCGCACGTAGTTGGCGAAGGCGCGGGGGCTGAGGTGTAGCGGTGCCACGGAGGCCACCCAGTCGTATAGATCGTCCTCGATCACGGCGACTTCGCCGAACAGGTCAATTGCTGGCTGGCGTAACTCGTAAGAAAAATAAGCTGCTGGCGGCTTCGGCTTGCGGCGGGTTGTTGTCTTTTTCATTCGGATATAATGCCCGGCGAACTAGGGCTGCAAAGCGGGGAATAGAGGGGGATTTGGCGTTTTACATAATTTCGTAAAAAGCTAGACTTTTTCGAGGAACTGCATGTACTACTTTGATTCTGCACTCTTTTAGCCATTTGACATAATATAAATTATGCGAAGTTATGGATGTATTTGAGAAAACTTCTATTTTGACAAATCCCCACTCGTAAATGCGATTTTCGCCCTCTGCGCGCAGCTACCATTGTTGCGCGCCCTCGCTTGAACTAGCTGCATGAAATACGGCTTGTCCCCGTCCGTGTTTGGTTTGTTTACGCCCAGGTTGGCGTGCACGTGCAAGCCTGGCGTTTCGATGATGCTGGCGATCAGGTTTGCCACGCTCCTGCGAGACACCACGGTGCCTTTGAATGGCGCTTGGCGCGTCGTCAGTTCGTAGTCGACTTCGTCTTCGTCCGTCATCTAGGCTGGGCGCACGATGGTGTATGCGAGGCCCAACTCTTCGATGGCGTCGGCGGCGCGGCGGAATAGTTTCAGGTGTTCCGCCAGCCTGGCATTGTTCCATTCACCGAATTTGCCGGGAACATCATCCTAAATGCCCATCGACAGCACGAAAACCAAGCGCTCGACACCGAAGGCGCGCATGGCGGCGATGATGCTGTTGGCCTGGTCTTCCATGTCGTCGCCCGCCAGAGTGGCATAGACCAAGTCGTGACCGGGCATCGTTTGCCGCAGCATTGATTGGTCCAGCTCGCTTTTGTCATGGCACGCTGCCATGCAGGAAGTTACAGGCTTTCTGTAAGGAAAGGAACACGTCGCGCTGGAAAAAAACATCGCCCGGTGATACGTGCCGTCCCAGCGCCTTATCTCGTGGTAAATGATTGGCAGTACGACCTGGACGAACGCCGCCTGCGCGCCACGGGATCGCCCCGGCATGAAGCGTATATCGACGCTTTGCATGAACGCCTGGCGCGCGCCGGTGTCAAACAACTGCGCTTTGAACCTGTCAGCTCCCGGCTTACCTGGCGCCAGGTGCCCGGCCCGATGCCAGTCTGGCAGGCAAGCTGGTGCTCGTTGACATGCCAACCGTGGCGTGGACGGGCAAGGCTTTCAAGTCCGCGGAATTGATGGTTCGCGCGTGCCGTATGCCGATTTGCGCAAGGAAACAGCGCCGTAGCCGCGGCAAGACCTTGCCTAGCGTCCTCCTCCCTTCCCCACCCTGCTCCCGGCACCATTCCGGACACCATACCAGCGCACTGGAAAACAGGCACTGGTATGGCCCGCATCGCCCACCTTCTGGGGTAATGCCACAACTGGTATTGTGATCTTGCGCAAAGAATAAAACCAGTTGACTACCACCTGCAATGCTTGCACTCTGAAAAATCGGACGGTGTCCAGCCGCCCGGCCATGAAAAAAATACACAAGGAGATGCAAGTGAACCGGACAGTCATGAATACCCTCATCCTTACCCTCTTCGGCGGCACTTTGGCCGCCTGCGGCGGTGGCAGCGGCGACGGATCCAGCGGGGGCGCGAACCAGTTGCTGGCCGCTTCAACGGAAGCTGTCGCCTGTTTTACGCCGTGGAGCAGCGGCACCGCCTACAACGGCGGCGGCAAGGTCAGCTACAACAACGTCAATTACACGGCCAACTGGTGGACGCAAGGCAATAACCCGTCGACCAGCAGCGGCGGCGCCGGCAGCGGCCAGCCCTGGACGGCAGTGGGAGACTGTGGCACACCGACTCCTACGCCTACCCCGACACCCACGCCTACCCCAACACCTACGCCGACTCCTACCCCGACACCGACGCCAACTCCAACGCCTACCCCGACACCGACTCCAACTCCAACTCCTACACCGACACCAACTCCTACACCGACCGGCCTGGCAAAGCACGCGCTGATCGGCTACTGGCACAATTTCACCAACCCCAGCGGCGCCACGTATCCGATCAGCCAGGTCAGCGATGACTGGGATGTGATCGTCGTCTCGTTCGGCGACAACGCGGGCGGCGGCAATGTCAGCCTGACCATCGATCCGGGCGCGGGCACGGAAGCACAATTCATCGCCGACGTGGCCGCCAAGCGCGCCAAGGGCAAGAAGGTCATCCTGTCGCTGGGTGGCCAAAACGGTTCTGTTTCCGTCGGCAACACGGCCGAAGCCACCAATTTCACCAACAGCCTGTATGCCATCATCACGAAATATGGCTTCGACGGCATCGACCTGGATCTGGAAAATGGCGTGGCGCAAGGGGCGGCCATCCAGACCTACCTGCCGATCGCCGTGAAGAACCTGAAAACCAAGGTCGGCAGCAGCTTTTACCTGTCGATGGCGCCGGAATGGGTGTATGTGGAAGGGGGATACACGAGCTATGGCAGCATCTGGGGCGCCTATATTCCCATCATCAATGCCTTGCGCAGCGAGCT
It encodes the following:
- a CDS encoding glycosyl hydrolase family 18 protein, which translates into the protein MNTLILTLFGGTLAACGGGSGDGSSGGANQLLAASTEAVACFTPWSSGTAYNGGGKVSYNNVNYTANWWTQGNNPSTSSGGAGSGQPWTAVGDCGTPTPTPTPTPTPTPTPTPTPTPTPTPTPTPTPTPTPTPTPTPTPTPTPTGLAKHALIGYWHNFTNPSGATYPISQVSDDWDVIVVSFGDNAGGGNVSLTIDPGAGTEAQFIADVAAKRAKGKKVILSLGGQNGSVSVGNTAEATNFTNSLYAIITKYGFDGIDLDLENGVAQGAAIQTYLPIAVKNLKTKVGSSFYLSMAPEWVYVEGGYTSYGSIWGAYIPIINALRSELTVLHPQYYNNGDIYTPYATGAIKAGSADQLVATARMLIEGFNYGGNTFAGLRPDQVGFGVPSGRSSAGSGFTTNADVSNALNCLTRLLNCGTIKPLQAYPDFRGVMTWSINWDRHDSYNFSVPTKNVLKTLP